In Athalia rosae chromosome 6, iyAthRosa1.1, whole genome shotgun sequence, one DNA window encodes the following:
- the LOC105688837 gene encoding GRIP and coiled-coil domain-containing protein 1 isoform X2 → MEKMSKKDLNETVEKQRLKLTKYENKLRDIVPAYESLVKEKEALEDSLKAFTVKFTTDVDLSNDTQSLKTSSDSLDAAFQKGTNEQETVEQLKIQLSALMNSLAILSAEKSKMEANFQADKKQLRTEREEYEKLIKDLKEKLKQAQRETRSEVEHVKYKLIMERHEREKEQADHSAMIKELQRLLNDERCIKEQLENQIKELKTQVTSKERNRLLEAELEYTKTKLKQAEAAAKETPPLLISLQTEMATLKQQHRNAIQEEQKRASAAEQQARILATTHESRVAGLEARLAELSETVGGYDRLRQQDQQAIQKLKDQLLALQDAGHKDKETVELENDPEEIAARIKKFYSHLLDIANRENKSSNIKEILDKLNLRDVNEDLEYKEQLEKLEQEFEDFKMQTSGQLRHALTSSPPNADKIRDKQSTSQPNDANSNKLQLSIAKSHIISLEERIRTLNADLNDKEKDFKAQLEQQQRLLKEERLKNERSLSLKENEFRSKISSLEHQLLRQRERSLSLIQDKDQEIQTLKASFHALLPKKASSVNSEDRSKSPTPDNTSEPAVDLVTGLLTADSPPMLHYAQELARREVQVSGLRKNNMELEAEIRERHREHLRFTEKQKEDIKRLEQEVTRLKACKSREGANLEYLKNVVLNYLLTNDASSKRHMLNAISTILHFTPDEIEKIRPLKKH, encoded by the exons atggagaaaatgagcaaaaaagaCCTGAACGAAACGGTGGAAAAGCAGAGGCTGAAATTAACGAAGTATGAGAATAAACTGCGAG aTATTGTACCGGCTTACGAAAGTCtagtgaaggaaaaagaagccCTAGAAGATAGTCTTAAAGCTTTTACCGTCAAATTTACAACTGATGTAGACCTAAGTAATGACACACAAAGTTTGAAAACTAGCTCCGACTCTTTG GACGCAGCTTTCCAGAAGGGAACAAACGAACAAGAAACTGTGGAACAACTAAAAATTCAGCTCAGTGCATTAATGAATTCCTTGGCAATACTGTCTGCAGAGAAGTCAAAGATGGAGGCAAACTTTCAAGCAGATAAAAAGCAACTACGAACCGAACGAGAAGAA TATGAGAAATTGATTaaagatttgaaagaaaaattgaaacaggcGCAGAGAGAAACACGTTCTGAAGTTGAACATGTTAAGTACAAATTGATTATGGAGCGGcatgagagagaaaaggaacaaGCCGATCATTCGGCGATGATTAA GGAACTGCAAAGGTTGCTAAATGACGAAAGGTGCATCAAAGAGCAGctcgaaaatcaaattaagGAGTTGAAAACTCAAGTGACAAGTAAAGAGCGTAATAGATTGTTGGAAGCAGAGCTGGAGTACACTAAGACTAAATTGAAGCAAGCTGAAGCAGCCGCAAAAGAGACTCCTCCGCTACTGATTTCGTTACAGACTGAAATGGCTACTTTGAAACAACAGCATCGTAACGCAATACAAGAG GAACAGAAGAGAGCGTCTGCGGCGGAACAACAGGCAAGGATTCTAGCAACTACTCATGAATCTAGAGTGGCAGGACTAGAGGCTCGATTGGCTGAATTGTCAGAAACAGTGGGGGGATACGATAGGCTAAGACAGCAAGATCAGCAAGCTATTCAGAAGCTTAAAGATCAATTGCTCGCTTTGCAAGATGCTGGACACAAGGATAAAGAAACAGTGGAACTGGAAAATGATCCCGAAGAAATTGCTgccagaataaaaaaattctatagcCATTTATTAGATATTGCTAATAGAGAAAACAAATCGTCAAATATCAAGG AAATCTTAGATAAACTGAATCTCAGAGACGTCAATGAAGATCTGGAATATAAGGAACAACTTGAAAAGCTTGAGCaagaatttgaagattttAAAATGCAAACTTCTGGTCAGCTACGTCATGCATTAACAAGCTCGCCACCCAATGCGGACAAGATAAGAGATAAACAATCTACTTCTCAACCTAACGATGCCAATAGCAATAAACTACAATTGAGCATAGCTAAATCACACATCATAAGTCTGGAAGAGAGAATACGCACTTTGAACGCCGACTTGAATGACAAAGAAAAGGACTTTAAAGCCCAATTAGAACAACAGCAGCGG CTATTGAAAGAAGAGCGGTTGAAAAACGAGCGTTCCTTATCTTTGAAAGAGAACGAATTCCGAAGTAAGATATCGAGTCTAGAACACCAGCTTCTGCGTCAAAGAGAACGTTCATTGTCATTGATTCAGGATAAAGATCAAGAAATCCAAACATTGAAGGCATCGTTTCATGCGTTGCTACCCAAGAAAGCATCTTCTGTAAACTCGGAAGACCGCTCCAAGTCCCCTACTCCGGATAACACTTCTGAGCCAGCTGTAGACTTGGTGACAGGATTGTTGACAGCGGACAGCCCACCCATGCTCCATTATGCTCAGGAATTGGCAAGGCGAGAAGTTCAGGTGTCAGGattgcgaaaaaataatatggaATTAGAAGCAGAGATCAGAGAAAGGCATAGAGAACATCTCCGCTTTACGGAAAAACAGAAGGAGGATATAAAAAGGCTCGAACAAGAAGTGACGAG ATTAAAAGCCTGTAAATCCAGGGAAGGGGCGAATCTCGAATACTTGAAGAATGTTGTACTCAATTATCTTTTGACCAACGATGCATCGAGCAAGCGACACATGCTCAATGCCATTTCTACAATTCTTCACTTCACACCagatgaaatcgaaaaaattcgtcctCTTAAAAAACATTG a
- the LOC105688837 gene encoding GRIP and coiled-coil domain-containing protein 1 isoform X1 yields MEKMSKKDLNETVEKQRLKLTKYENKLRDIVPAYESLVKEKEALEDSLKAFTVKFTTDVDLSNDTQSLKTSSDSLDAAFQKGTNEQETVEQLKIQLSALMNSLAILSAEKSKMEANFQADKKQLRTEREEYEKLIKDLKEKLKQAQRETRSEVEHVKYKLIMERHEREKEQADHSAMIKELQRLLNDERCIKEQLENQIKELKTQVTSKERNRLLEAELEYTKTKLKQAEAAAKETPPLLISLQTEMATLKQQHRNAIQEEQKRASAAEQQARILATTHESRVAGLEARLAELSETVGGYDRLRQQDQQAIQKLKDQLLALQDAGHKDKETVELENDPEEIAARIKKFYSHLLDIANRENKSSNIKEILDKLNLRDVNEDLEYKEQLEKLEQEFEDFKMQTSGQLRHALTSSPPNADKIRDKQSTSQPNDANSNKLQLSIAKSHIISLEERIRTLNADLNDKEKDFKAQLEQQQRLLKEERLKNERSLSLKENEFRSKISSLEHQLLRQRERSLSLIQDKDQEIQTLKASFHALLPKKASSVNSEDRSKSPTPDNTSEPAVDLVTGLLTADSPPMLHYAQELARREVQVSGLRKNNMELEAEIRERHREHLRFTEKQKEDIKRLEQEVTRLKACKSREGANLEYLKNVVLNYLLTNDASSKRHMLNAISTILHFTPDEIEKIRPLKKHW; encoded by the exons atggagaaaatgagcaaaaaagaCCTGAACGAAACGGTGGAAAAGCAGAGGCTGAAATTAACGAAGTATGAGAATAAACTGCGAG aTATTGTACCGGCTTACGAAAGTCtagtgaaggaaaaagaagccCTAGAAGATAGTCTTAAAGCTTTTACCGTCAAATTTACAACTGATGTAGACCTAAGTAATGACACACAAAGTTTGAAAACTAGCTCCGACTCTTTG GACGCAGCTTTCCAGAAGGGAACAAACGAACAAGAAACTGTGGAACAACTAAAAATTCAGCTCAGTGCATTAATGAATTCCTTGGCAATACTGTCTGCAGAGAAGTCAAAGATGGAGGCAAACTTTCAAGCAGATAAAAAGCAACTACGAACCGAACGAGAAGAA TATGAGAAATTGATTaaagatttgaaagaaaaattgaaacaggcGCAGAGAGAAACACGTTCTGAAGTTGAACATGTTAAGTACAAATTGATTATGGAGCGGcatgagagagaaaaggaacaaGCCGATCATTCGGCGATGATTAA GGAACTGCAAAGGTTGCTAAATGACGAAAGGTGCATCAAAGAGCAGctcgaaaatcaaattaagGAGTTGAAAACTCAAGTGACAAGTAAAGAGCGTAATAGATTGTTGGAAGCAGAGCTGGAGTACACTAAGACTAAATTGAAGCAAGCTGAAGCAGCCGCAAAAGAGACTCCTCCGCTACTGATTTCGTTACAGACTGAAATGGCTACTTTGAAACAACAGCATCGTAACGCAATACAAGAG GAACAGAAGAGAGCGTCTGCGGCGGAACAACAGGCAAGGATTCTAGCAACTACTCATGAATCTAGAGTGGCAGGACTAGAGGCTCGATTGGCTGAATTGTCAGAAACAGTGGGGGGATACGATAGGCTAAGACAGCAAGATCAGCAAGCTATTCAGAAGCTTAAAGATCAATTGCTCGCTTTGCAAGATGCTGGACACAAGGATAAAGAAACAGTGGAACTGGAAAATGATCCCGAAGAAATTGCTgccagaataaaaaaattctatagcCATTTATTAGATATTGCTAATAGAGAAAACAAATCGTCAAATATCAAGG AAATCTTAGATAAACTGAATCTCAGAGACGTCAATGAAGATCTGGAATATAAGGAACAACTTGAAAAGCTTGAGCaagaatttgaagattttAAAATGCAAACTTCTGGTCAGCTACGTCATGCATTAACAAGCTCGCCACCCAATGCGGACAAGATAAGAGATAAACAATCTACTTCTCAACCTAACGATGCCAATAGCAATAAACTACAATTGAGCATAGCTAAATCACACATCATAAGTCTGGAAGAGAGAATACGCACTTTGAACGCCGACTTGAATGACAAAGAAAAGGACTTTAAAGCCCAATTAGAACAACAGCAGCGG CTATTGAAAGAAGAGCGGTTGAAAAACGAGCGTTCCTTATCTTTGAAAGAGAACGAATTCCGAAGTAAGATATCGAGTCTAGAACACCAGCTTCTGCGTCAAAGAGAACGTTCATTGTCATTGATTCAGGATAAAGATCAAGAAATCCAAACATTGAAGGCATCGTTTCATGCGTTGCTACCCAAGAAAGCATCTTCTGTAAACTCGGAAGACCGCTCCAAGTCCCCTACTCCGGATAACACTTCTGAGCCAGCTGTAGACTTGGTGACAGGATTGTTGACAGCGGACAGCCCACCCATGCTCCATTATGCTCAGGAATTGGCAAGGCGAGAAGTTCAGGTGTCAGGattgcgaaaaaataatatggaATTAGAAGCAGAGATCAGAGAAAGGCATAGAGAACATCTCCGCTTTACGGAAAAACAGAAGGAGGATATAAAAAGGCTCGAACAAGAAGTGACGAG ATTAAAAGCCTGTAAATCCAGGGAAGGGGCGAATCTCGAATACTTGAAGAATGTTGTACTCAATTATCTTTTGACCAACGATGCATCGAGCAAGCGACACATGCTCAATGCCATTTCTACAATTCTTCACTTCACACCagatgaaatcgaaaaaattcgtcctCTTAAAAAACATTGGtga
- the LOC105688837 gene encoding GRIP and coiled-coil domain-containing protein 1 isoform X3: MNSLAILSAEKSKMEANFQADKKQLRTEREEYEKLIKDLKEKLKQAQRETRSEVEHVKYKLIMERHEREKEQADHSAMIKELQRLLNDERCIKEQLENQIKELKTQVTSKERNRLLEAELEYTKTKLKQAEAAAKETPPLLISLQTEMATLKQQHRNAIQEEQKRASAAEQQARILATTHESRVAGLEARLAELSETVGGYDRLRQQDQQAIQKLKDQLLALQDAGHKDKETVELENDPEEIAARIKKFYSHLLDIANRENKSSNIKEILDKLNLRDVNEDLEYKEQLEKLEQEFEDFKMQTSGQLRHALTSSPPNADKIRDKQSTSQPNDANSNKLQLSIAKSHIISLEERIRTLNADLNDKEKDFKAQLEQQQRLLKEERLKNERSLSLKENEFRSKISSLEHQLLRQRERSLSLIQDKDQEIQTLKASFHALLPKKASSVNSEDRSKSPTPDNTSEPAVDLVTGLLTADSPPMLHYAQELARREVQVSGLRKNNMELEAEIRERHREHLRFTEKQKEDIKRLEQEVTRLKACKSREGANLEYLKNVVLNYLLTNDASSKRHMLNAISTILHFTPDEIEKIRPLKKHW, from the exons ATGAATTCCTTGGCAATACTGTCTGCAGAGAAGTCAAAGATGGAGGCAAACTTTCAAGCAGATAAAAAGCAACTACGAACCGAACGAGAAGAA TATGAGAAATTGATTaaagatttgaaagaaaaattgaaacaggcGCAGAGAGAAACACGTTCTGAAGTTGAACATGTTAAGTACAAATTGATTATGGAGCGGcatgagagagaaaaggaacaaGCCGATCATTCGGCGATGATTAA GGAACTGCAAAGGTTGCTAAATGACGAAAGGTGCATCAAAGAGCAGctcgaaaatcaaattaagGAGTTGAAAACTCAAGTGACAAGTAAAGAGCGTAATAGATTGTTGGAAGCAGAGCTGGAGTACACTAAGACTAAATTGAAGCAAGCTGAAGCAGCCGCAAAAGAGACTCCTCCGCTACTGATTTCGTTACAGACTGAAATGGCTACTTTGAAACAACAGCATCGTAACGCAATACAAGAG GAACAGAAGAGAGCGTCTGCGGCGGAACAACAGGCAAGGATTCTAGCAACTACTCATGAATCTAGAGTGGCAGGACTAGAGGCTCGATTGGCTGAATTGTCAGAAACAGTGGGGGGATACGATAGGCTAAGACAGCAAGATCAGCAAGCTATTCAGAAGCTTAAAGATCAATTGCTCGCTTTGCAAGATGCTGGACACAAGGATAAAGAAACAGTGGAACTGGAAAATGATCCCGAAGAAATTGCTgccagaataaaaaaattctatagcCATTTATTAGATATTGCTAATAGAGAAAACAAATCGTCAAATATCAAGG AAATCTTAGATAAACTGAATCTCAGAGACGTCAATGAAGATCTGGAATATAAGGAACAACTTGAAAAGCTTGAGCaagaatttgaagattttAAAATGCAAACTTCTGGTCAGCTACGTCATGCATTAACAAGCTCGCCACCCAATGCGGACAAGATAAGAGATAAACAATCTACTTCTCAACCTAACGATGCCAATAGCAATAAACTACAATTGAGCATAGCTAAATCACACATCATAAGTCTGGAAGAGAGAATACGCACTTTGAACGCCGACTTGAATGACAAAGAAAAGGACTTTAAAGCCCAATTAGAACAACAGCAGCGG CTATTGAAAGAAGAGCGGTTGAAAAACGAGCGTTCCTTATCTTTGAAAGAGAACGAATTCCGAAGTAAGATATCGAGTCTAGAACACCAGCTTCTGCGTCAAAGAGAACGTTCATTGTCATTGATTCAGGATAAAGATCAAGAAATCCAAACATTGAAGGCATCGTTTCATGCGTTGCTACCCAAGAAAGCATCTTCTGTAAACTCGGAAGACCGCTCCAAGTCCCCTACTCCGGATAACACTTCTGAGCCAGCTGTAGACTTGGTGACAGGATTGTTGACAGCGGACAGCCCACCCATGCTCCATTATGCTCAGGAATTGGCAAGGCGAGAAGTTCAGGTGTCAGGattgcgaaaaaataatatggaATTAGAAGCAGAGATCAGAGAAAGGCATAGAGAACATCTCCGCTTTACGGAAAAACAGAAGGAGGATATAAAAAGGCTCGAACAAGAAGTGACGAG ATTAAAAGCCTGTAAATCCAGGGAAGGGGCGAATCTCGAATACTTGAAGAATGTTGTACTCAATTATCTTTTGACCAACGATGCATCGAGCAAGCGACACATGCTCAATGCCATTTCTACAATTCTTCACTTCACACCagatgaaatcgaaaaaattcgtcctCTTAAAAAACATTGGtga
- the LOC105688837 gene encoding GRIP and coiled-coil domain-containing protein 1 isoform X4, with protein MEKMSKKDLNETVEKQRLKLTKYENKLRDIVPAYESLVKEKEALEDSLKAFTVKFTTDVDLSNDTQSLKTSSDSLDAAFQKGTNEQETVEQLKIQLSALMNSLAILSAEKSKMEANFQADKKQLRTEREEYEKLIKDLKEKLKQAQRETRSEVEHVKYKLIMERHEREKEQADHSAMIKYIYFSCMKNAYDYWNCKGC; from the exons atggagaaaatgagcaaaaaagaCCTGAACGAAACGGTGGAAAAGCAGAGGCTGAAATTAACGAAGTATGAGAATAAACTGCGAG aTATTGTACCGGCTTACGAAAGTCtagtgaaggaaaaagaagccCTAGAAGATAGTCTTAAAGCTTTTACCGTCAAATTTACAACTGATGTAGACCTAAGTAATGACACACAAAGTTTGAAAACTAGCTCCGACTCTTTG GACGCAGCTTTCCAGAAGGGAACAAACGAACAAGAAACTGTGGAACAACTAAAAATTCAGCTCAGTGCATTAATGAATTCCTTGGCAATACTGTCTGCAGAGAAGTCAAAGATGGAGGCAAACTTTCAAGCAGATAAAAAGCAACTACGAACCGAACGAGAAGAA TATGAGAAATTGATTaaagatttgaaagaaaaattgaaacaggcGCAGAGAGAAACACGTTCTGAAGTTGAACATGTTAAGTACAAATTGATTATGGAGCGGcatgagagagaaaaggaacaaGCCGATCATTCGGCGATGATTAAGTACATATACTTCTCTTGTATGAAGAATGCATACGACTACT GGAACTGCAAAGGTTGCTAA
- the LOC105688858 gene encoding centrosomal protein of 152 kDa-like codes for MEVPGISLFQGSDSIQLNTTAHRLEEDEEQEDIKRRNEEIKNMLTNAFDDLEDDDEASSVNSSRCYNDVTRDSVQRSTFEVSRTDSGPTISQIQREFGAYGRIDETNERNDRVQSTFEQPETDRGPSMSDIQREYGIYGQPETPYNKITQNNTGHSVNSPYELPKPPNSGYPHNIREHFNEDYTFPDAYPNNYQTPTNHFGRGSEHYPENGYIGGYEKNGKYETIQEFGGGDNEVASDHFEHCFQTSPNGRPVDDNTAYKTAEYNSKEQLEVLYSVRMREIQRLSEELRQIQEEREKESSQLGRKLALAQAEVERSNLSRNQAQNLLVDAKVEIADLQTQLASLKEHVAVLEKTKQNMSEELSTAKGSVADLQQKIAILERVQVLQTTDKTHEKFLKQAQEKHAIEMKNMQIQIDALTEKLNAKETSYVALEHKLADVRRAHETLMVEKGDTMNRLSRALEESQAQCRHLMATNNGQEVSRLQTQLKIATEEKEELVKSVQQLQRKLELAKSDITQYDSLLATAFDEESGAMKQLKDGDFHNKSKGNTCDDITNKLRGELQRCLAGQAVKRKEINRLENTLSQKTREVEKATSLAQTCQEEAAKSTKRVHELEQELKSLLTEKAIQANAEIQKLSDHLNETKKLCEILSNEKLELQHKLEETLAGNEETLRRLHEEMVIEKEKEAIGEYNKEYLEIHEKAVQRVRQEAQAEIVQLTVQLEQTQKELDRVKELYVDVCGTKEQLIAQHNEEIAELKNRYADLEARKAEMDKMREDFETRASVIQRLTKECEVQRSKIVELDKELSYERQKREDHTKKIHIEIERAKEEALKELRSTNPNRSISVILPDHCSEHLDKITQLEEDCKRLEEKLSKAVDDRKKMSTLQSELDDARLKIAQVEIAHEFLKKKSEDLTKERDSYRAKLSELKSELSNAKRNKVKKSEELEDVGPRITYLEAEHESLQKRYNDVLSDRNMCEKKISSLEVELSELKETISNVENKPRDSGDHSTSIDKIEELEKELIRYKATAARLSNKLSELQQDKGSDSMLQERVKFLEHELRHKEEQLLRLKDIDALKEERDRLVAKLKDQARQFERYVKSQTQVSAELNGSSHSDVDLQKIKEIAIKEVREEMEEKVTDELKGIEEQHKQRQKEIEEKYKSLVLELQTRCKEKTEEVETIREAMMAERLELQASFKAQEQAIAKMIEAKLEKMHHELVARKLKIEALQEEFKRREIDMEEQRNVMAQVMSEWAAEIRSIKAKEAEMNDEMEKLKAKEASLQKELENSKESEKEMKSNIDMLKHKYHSAKKTAQNYKEHAENKEKFLLSECKRIEEGYKRAMNQVQQKVEVILSTQEEQVATKMTELESQYEEQLEQMRLKMKYKNKC; via the exons ATGGAGGTGCCCGGTATTAGCCTATTTCAAGGCTCGGACAGCATCCAACTGAACACCACTGCTCACCGTCTGGAGGAAGATGAAGAACAGGAAGACATCAAACGCCGTAACGAGGAG ATCAAAAACATGCTCACAAATGCCTTTGATGATCTTGAGGATGATGATGAAGCTAGTTCTGTCAATAGCAGTCGCTGCTACAATGATGTCACCAGGGATAGTGTGCAAAGATCAACTTTTGAAGTATCTCGGACTGATAGTGGCCCTACAATTTCTCAAATACAGCGAGAGTTTGGAGCTTACGGACGCATTGATGAGACCAATGAACGCAATGATCGTGTTCAATCAACTTTTGAACAACCTGAAACAGACCGTGGTCCTTCTATGTCTGATATACAGCGAGAATATGGCATCTATGGACAACCAGAGACGCCGTATAACAAGATTACCCAGAACAATACAGGTCATTCAGTGAATAGTCCCTATGAATTACCAAAACCACCCAATTCTGGTTATCCTCATAATATTCGAGAACATTTCAATGAAGATTATACATTTCCGGATGCCTATCCTAATAATTATCAGACACCGACTAATCACTTCGGAAGAGGGTCTGAACACTATCCAGAAAATGGGTATATTGGTGgttacgaaaaaaatgggaagtaTGAAACGATTCAGGAATTTGGCGGTGGTGACAATGAGGTAGCTTCAGACCATTTTGAACACTGCTTTCAAACCAGTCCAAATGGAAGGCCAGTCGACGACAACACAGCTTATAAAACAGCAGAGTATAACAGTAAAGAACAATTGGAAGTTTTGTACTCGGTCAGAATGAGAGAGATTCAAAGGCTGAGTGAAGAATTACGACAGATACaagaagaacgagagaaagaatcaAGTCAACTCGGTAGAAAATTAGCTCTTGCTCAGGCCGAAGTGGAAAGGTCAAATTTGTCAAGGAATCAGGCACAAAACTTGCTGG TTGATGCTAAAGTCGAGATTGCTGATCTGCAGACTCAACTGGCCTCTCTTAAGGAGCATGTTGCTGTGttggaaaaaacaaagcaaaat atgTCTGAAGAGCTCAGCACCGCAAAAGGTTCAGTAGCTGATTTGCAGCAAAAGATAGCCATCCTAGAGAGAGTACAAGTGCTGCAAACGACCGACAAAAcacatgaaaaatttttaaaacaagcTCAAGAGAAACATgcaatagaaatgaaaaatatgcagATCCAGATTGATGCTCTAACGGAAAAGTTGAATGCCAAG GAAACCTCGTACGTGGCTCTGGAACACAAGCTAGCAGATGTACGACGAGCGCATGAAACTTTGATGGTAGAAAAAGGAGATACAATGAACCGACTGTCTCGTGCATTGGAAGAAAGTCAAGCTCAATGTCGTCACTTGATGGCAACGAACAACGGGCAGGAAGTTTCGAGACTACAAACACAACTGAAAATTGCgacagaagagaaagaagaactcGTCAAATCTGTGCAACAGCTGCAG cgGAAATTGGAACTAGCCAAGAGCGATATCACACAGTATGACTCGCTGTTAGCAACAGCGTTTGATGAAGAATCAGGTGCTATGAAACAGCTGAAAGATGGAGACTTCCACAATAAATCTAAAGGCAATACTTGTGATGACATTACCAACAAATTACGTGGAGAATTACAGAG ATGCTTAGCAGGGCAAGCCGTGAAgcggaaagaaataaatcgcCTAGAGAATACTCTTTCGCAAAAAACACGCGAGGTTGAAAAAGCAACGTCTTTGGCTCAAACTTGTCAAGAAGAAGCGGCAAAGTCTACAAAACGTGTTCACGAATTGGAACAGGAACTGAAATCTCTTTTGACAGAAAAGGCTATTCAGGCGAATGCTGAGATACAAAAGCTATCTGATCatttgaatgaaacaaaaaaattgtgcgaAATACTCAGTAATGAGAAATTGGAACTGCAACATAAACTCGAAGAAACTTTGGCTGGAAATGAAGAAACCTTGCGGCGGTTACATGAGGAAATGGtgatagagaaagaaaaggaagccATCGGAGAGTACAACAAAGAATACttagaaattcatgaaaaggcTGTACAAAGGGTCAGGCAGGAAGCACAGGCCGAAATAGTTCAGTTGACAGTTCAGTTGGAACAGACTCAAAAGGAATTGGATCGAGTGAAGGAACTATATGTAGATGTTTGCGGAACAAAAGAACAGCTAATAGCTCAACATAATGAAGAGATTGCGGAATTGAAAAACAGGTACGCGGACTTGGAAGCTCGTAAGGCAGAAATGGATAAGATGAGGGAGGATTTCGAAACCCGAGCATCCGTCATACAGAGGCTAACAAAAGAGTGTGAAGTACAAAGGAGTAAAATCGTAGAACTAGACAAAGAGCTGAGTTACGAGAGGCAGAAAAGAGAGGATCATACCAAAAAGATACACATTGAAATCGAACGAG CAAAAGAGGAAGCGCTGAAAGAACTGAGAAGCACTAATCCGAATCGCAGCATAAGTGTCATTTTGCCGGACCACTGTTCTGAGCATTTAGATAAAATCACGCAG CTCGAGGAGGACTGTAAACGtttagaagaaaaactttcaaaggcTGTCGATGAccggaaaaaaatgtcaacgcTGCAATCAGAGTTGGATGATGCTAGATTGAAAATTGCTCAAGTTGAAATTGcgcatgaatttttgaaaaaaaagtctgaagatctcacgaaagaacgTGACTCCTACAGAGCCAAGTTGTCCGAATTGAAGTCAGAGTTGTCTAATGCCaagagaaataaagtaaaaaaatctgaagaacTCGAAGATGTAGGCCCCAGAATTACATATCTTGAGGCTGAACACGAATCGTTACAAAAGCGGTATAATGATGTTTTAAGTGATAGAAAtatgtgcgaaaaaaaaatatctagtTTAGAAGTAGAATTATCTGAATTAAAAGAAACAATAtcgaatgttgaaaataaaccGAGAGATAGTGGGGATCATTCGACATCTATAGATAAAATTGAAGAGCTGGAGAAAGAGCTGATACGGTACAAAGCAACGGCGGCAAGGTTATCAAATAAATTGAGTGAATTGCAACAGGATAAAGGTAGCGACTCGATGTTGCAAGAGCgggtaaaatttttggaaCATGAATTGCGGCATAAGGAAGAGCAGCTGCTACGATTGAAAGATATCGATGCGCTCAAAGAGGAGAGAGATCGTCTGGTGGCCAAACTGAAGGATCAGGCTAGGCAATTCGAAAGATATGTCAAGAGTCAAACTCAGGTATCTGCGGAATTAAATGGGTCTTCTCATAGCGACGTCGATttacagaaaataaaagaaattgccATAAAAGAGGTGCGTGAAGAAATGGAAGAGAAGGTTACCGACGAACTGAAGGGAATTGAAGAACAGCATAAGCAGAggcaaaaagaaatagaagagaagTATAAAAGTCTTGTGTTGGAATTACAGACAAGGTGTAAAGAAAAGACTGAAGAAGTCGAGACCATAAGGGAAGCTATGATGGCAGAAAGACTGGAATTACAAGCTTCATTTAAGGCCCAAGAACAGGCCATTGCAAAAATGATAGAggcaaagttggaaaaaatgcACCATGAACTCGTGGCGCGGAAACTAAAGATAGAAGCATTGCAAGAAGAATTCAAGAGGAGGGAAATTGATATGGAAGAACAGAGAAACGTAATGGCACAAGTGATGTCAGAATGGGCAGCAGAAATCAGATCGATTAAAGCCAAGGAAGCAGAAATGAATGATGAGATGGAAAAGCTCAAAGCAAAAGAGGCAAGCTTACAGAAGgaacttgaaaattcaaaggaaaGCGAGAAGGAGATGAAAAGTAATATCGATATGTTGAAACATAAGTATCATTCAGCCAAAAAGACTGCTCAAAACTATAAG gAACACGCggagaataaagagaaatttcTTTTGAGTGAATGCAAGCGTATTGAAGAGGGTTACAAAAGAGCCATGAATCAAGTACAACAAAAAGTTGAGGTGATCTTGAGTACTCAAGAGGAACAGGTGGCCACAAAAATGACAGAGCTCGAAAGTCAGTACGAAGAACAATTAGAACAAATGAGACTTAAAATGaagtacaaaaataaatgttga